From one Nitrospira sp. MA-1 genomic stretch:
- a CDS encoding GspE/PulE family protein, protein MTTPVKRMPFEDLLVEKGLIRERDKETLLETARTTNQTIAAILLEQGTLTEEVIGQALADQYGLPWNNLKEFRIPSSLMESIPVELMHRYEFVPIEQEGPILTIAIAKPQDLRIIDELEHQLGFELRLVVSSHSAILEALGNSEGNSQVLTRIKAELDPVLIKEDEKGEEVLSVERITKDLSPVVKLVNTIILTALQKQASDIHIEPTERTVDVKFRIDGVLYLAMEPFDTGIHPSLISRLKIMSELDIAERRTPQDGRFKLLLNHRTIDFRVSILPSVYGESVVIRILDKQHISAGVQGLRLEALGYTGEDLRRFRRAIIRPYGMVLVTGPTGSGKTTTLYAAINEVHSDEDKIITIEDPVEYQLKGIVQIPVNEKKGLTFARGLRSILRHDPDKIMVGEIRDVETAQIAIQSALTGHLVFSTVHANNAFDVISRFVNMGIESYNFVASLSCILAQRLVRSICPTCRVPIQIHPEQCEESGIEYEDVKHLTFYEGKGCNECHGLGFRGRKAITEFLDMTDSIKEMILNEKSISEIRTAAMAQGMSTLRQAALEKVYRGETTLKEINRVTPIEEI, encoded by the coding sequence ATGACTACACCCGTCAAACGCATGCCATTCGAAGACCTCTTGGTGGAAAAGGGTCTCATCCGGGAACGGGATAAGGAGACTCTGCTCGAAACCGCACGCACGACAAACCAGACCATTGCGGCCATTTTGTTGGAACAAGGTACGCTCACGGAGGAGGTGATCGGCCAGGCTTTGGCTGATCAATATGGATTGCCCTGGAACAACCTCAAGGAATTTCGTATCCCCTCATCGCTGATGGAGTCCATCCCGGTCGAACTCATGCATCGGTATGAATTTGTGCCCATCGAACAAGAAGGCCCGATTCTGACAATCGCAATCGCCAAACCACAGGACCTGCGAATCATTGATGAACTGGAACACCAATTGGGATTTGAGTTGCGATTGGTCGTCTCGTCTCACTCAGCCATTCTTGAAGCCTTGGGCAATAGCGAAGGCAACAGCCAGGTGCTCACGCGCATCAAAGCCGAACTGGATCCGGTCCTGATCAAAGAAGACGAGAAAGGGGAGGAAGTCCTATCCGTTGAACGGATCACCAAGGACCTCAGCCCGGTAGTCAAACTGGTGAATACGATTATCTTAACCGCCCTGCAAAAGCAGGCGAGTGATATACATATTGAGCCCACCGAGCGCACGGTCGATGTGAAATTCCGTATTGACGGAGTTCTCTATTTAGCGATGGAACCATTTGATACCGGCATTCACCCCTCTCTTATTTCCAGACTCAAAATCATGTCCGAACTGGATATCGCGGAACGTCGTACGCCGCAAGATGGCCGGTTTAAATTACTTCTGAATCACCGAACCATTGATTTCCGGGTTTCCATTCTTCCAAGTGTGTACGGGGAATCGGTGGTCATCAGAATTTTGGATAAACAACATATTTCGGCGGGCGTCCAAGGGCTGCGCCTGGAAGCCCTGGGCTATACCGGCGAGGATCTGCGGCGTTTCCGCCGAGCCATCATTCGTCCCTATGGCATGGTCCTGGTCACCGGACCCACGGGAAGCGGAAAAACCACAACCCTGTATGCCGCTATCAATGAGGTGCACTCCGATGAAGATAAAATTATTACGATAGAAGACCCGGTGGAATATCAATTAAAGGGGATCGTACAAATTCCAGTCAATGAAAAGAAGGGGCTCACGTTTGCCAGAGGGCTTCGATCCATTTTGCGACACGACCCTGATAAAATTATGGTTGGAGAAATTCGGGATGTAGAGACGGCACAAATTGCCATACAATCGGCTCTCACGGGGCATTTAGTCTTTAGCACCGTGCATGCGAATAATGCCTTTGATGTCATTAGCCGTTTTGTGAATATGGGCATTGAATCGTATAATTTTGTGGCTTCCTTGAGTTGCATTCTCGCCCAGCGTCTGGTCCGATCCATTTGCCCAACCTGCCGTGTGCCAATCCAGATTCACCCTGAGCAATGTGAAGAATCCGGCATTGAGTATGAGGACGTCAAACACCTGACCTTCTATGAAGGCAAAGGCTGCAATGAATGTCACGGCTTGGGCTTCCGCGGCCGAAAGGCCATTACAGAATTCTTAGATATGACCGATTCCATCAAGGAAATGATTTTAAACGAGAAATCCATATCTGAAATTCGCACGGCTGCCATGGCCCAGGGGATGAGCACCTTACGGCAAGCAGCGCTTGAAAAAGTCTATCGAGGAGAAACCACACTCAAGGAAATTAATCGGGTCACTCCGATCGAGGAAATCTGA
- a CDS encoding type II secretion system F family protein, giving the protein MPRFHYKAARPDGTIIETDGEGESPRTLRSQLEAQGLLVLDLADSGTRKIVSGKKRQRPLALRDFLIFNQEFLALLKAGLPMLRCFDLLAERNTQGGFQQALQSVREHIRGGSAISEAMTHHPTYFPELYQASLRAGEQAGNLPEVLSRYIAYLKMLIGVREKVVKATIYPVFLLGFGLLVTIGLLFFVLPSFAEVYKESRVELPWATQLLIDLTQSATQWLMGLLILMGLGGIVIYWWKNTPQGQWQIHWLYLHAPILGPLFLKNQVIRLARTLSTILGGGIPLLSALQVTAKSMPNKVFAQALQSVIVHVREGTSLSSALKKENFLPRLTLEMVEVGETTGSLEAMLFEVAEFHEGELDFQLSRLMTWIEPMFIILIGVILGGVVIALYLPIFQMAGAV; this is encoded by the coding sequence GTGCCCCGGTTTCATTACAAAGCCGCTCGTCCGGATGGAACGATTATTGAAACCGATGGGGAAGGCGAATCACCTCGAACCCTTCGCTCTCAACTCGAGGCACAAGGACTGCTTGTTCTTGACCTGGCGGACTCTGGCACCAGAAAGATCGTCTCAGGTAAAAAACGGCAACGCCCTTTAGCGCTCAGAGATTTCCTGATTTTCAACCAGGAATTTTTAGCGTTACTCAAAGCCGGATTACCCATGTTACGGTGTTTTGATCTCCTGGCAGAACGGAACACCCAAGGGGGATTTCAACAAGCCTTACAATCGGTCCGAGAGCATATTCGAGGAGGATCGGCCATTTCTGAGGCCATGACCCATCATCCCACCTATTTCCCCGAACTCTACCAGGCCTCACTACGTGCCGGAGAACAGGCAGGCAATCTGCCGGAAGTCCTGAGCCGATATATTGCCTATTTGAAAATGCTAATCGGAGTTCGAGAAAAAGTCGTCAAAGCCACTATTTATCCCGTATTCTTATTGGGATTTGGACTCCTGGTGACCATCGGCCTGTTATTTTTTGTCCTACCCTCATTTGCGGAAGTCTATAAAGAAAGTCGCGTGGAATTGCCCTGGGCCACTCAGCTCCTGATTGATCTGACGCAATCGGCTACCCAATGGCTGATGGGACTTCTGATCCTCATGGGACTTGGGGGCATCGTAATCTATTGGTGGAAAAACACACCTCAAGGTCAATGGCAAATACATTGGTTATATCTCCATGCGCCAATACTTGGTCCCTTGTTTTTGAAGAACCAGGTCATTCGTTTGGCCAGAACGCTGTCAACCATTCTTGGAGGTGGAATCCCGTTGTTATCTGCGCTTCAGGTAACAGCGAAATCCATGCCCAATAAAGTCTTTGCCCAAGCGCTCCAATCAGTTATTGTTCATGTTCGAGAGGGTACCAGCCTCTCATCGGCATTGAAAAAAGAGAATTTTCTCCCACGCCTCACTCTGGAAATGGTTGAAGTGGGAGAAACCACCGGTTCACTTGAAGCCATGCTCTTTGAGGTCGCGGAGTTTCATGAAGGGGAATTGGACTTTCAATTATCCCGACTCATGACTTGGATCGAACCTATGTTCATTATTCTGATTGGGGTTATTTTAGGAGGAGTGGTGATTGCCCTCTATCTTCCTATTTTTCAAATGGCAGGGGCCGTGTAA
- a CDS encoding LysM peptidoglycan-binding domain-containing protein has protein sequence MKRNSWTHMVLSGTFILALGGCTQKLTKPVAVDSSIGHSSQPSQHQILLQEARTENENLRAEIGAIKVLMAKQAGELQSLRGHTQSIQHREQNQGVELQHLRGELLNSQAERDELRRHNMELEGRVASIPDTTQLMADIQTLNQSFHQIMTSIKQLSTDVTLIKQQIHKPSGKGQPLQTKFPISQPPVSSGDKRMPDSQGQIVIQSGDSLWKLSEMYQVSIAQLREWNDLDSDVIMTGLKIQVTSPTVPQLKSVNTSSSPSEVPTSPAIQEPLTEPVHETIPLKDNRVESVPEPKHILSLGNPHSPESP, from the coding sequence ATGAAACGTAATAGTTGGACACACATGGTACTGAGCGGCACATTTATCCTGGCCTTAGGCGGGTGTACTCAGAAATTGACGAAACCGGTCGCGGTCGATTCATCAATAGGGCATTCCTCCCAGCCTTCTCAACATCAGATTCTCCTTCAGGAGGCTAGAACCGAAAACGAAAATTTACGGGCTGAAATAGGGGCAATAAAAGTTCTCATGGCCAAACAAGCCGGTGAATTGCAATCGCTACGAGGCCATACTCAATCCATTCAGCATCGAGAACAGAATCAAGGGGTTGAACTGCAACACCTTCGTGGAGAACTTCTGAACTCTCAAGCGGAGCGGGATGAACTGCGAAGACACAACATGGAACTTGAAGGCCGGGTTGCCAGTATTCCGGACACCACGCAACTCATGGCAGACATTCAGACCCTCAACCAATCTTTTCACCAGATCATGACAAGCATAAAACAGCTTTCCACTGATGTAACTCTTATTAAACAACAAATCCACAAGCCCTCAGGTAAGGGACAACCTCTTCAAACGAAATTCCCAATCTCCCAACCACCGGTCTCTTCCGGAGATAAACGCATGCCAGATTCACAGGGACAGATCGTCATTCAAAGTGGCGACTCACTCTGGAAACTCTCGGAAATGTATCAAGTCTCTATAGCCCAATTACGCGAATGGAATGATCTCGATTCTGATGTAATTATGACCGGGTTGAAAATTCAGGTCACCTCCCCGACAGTCCCCCAGTTGAAATCGGTAAATACCTCGAGTAGTCCAAGTGAGGTGCCGACTTCCCCTGCTATCCAAGAGCCCCTGACTGAACCGGTACATGAAACCATTCCCCTAAAGGACAATCGTGTGGAAAGTGTCCCTGAGCCAAAACATATACTCTCGCTTGGCAATCCCCATTCGCCTGAGTCACCCTAG
- a CDS encoding prepilin-type N-terminal cleavage/methylation domain-containing protein, with amino-acid sequence MTHFVVIGKKGYTLLELMIVVAIVGILVSIAIPTFQHTAIKAKEAALKQNLFTMRAVIDQFYADRKEYPATLEDLVEEKYLRAIPVDPFTRSSTTWSEIYEEQEEGEDSPAGIFDIKSGSNGQALDGTPYTEW; translated from the coding sequence ATGACCCACTTTGTAGTTATTGGCAAAAAGGGCTACACTTTACTTGAACTCATGATTGTTGTGGCAATCGTGGGGATTCTCGTTTCCATCGCGATTCCCACGTTTCAACACACGGCAATCAAAGCCAAGGAAGCGGCTCTGAAACAAAATTTATTCACAATGCGAGCGGTCATCGATCAATTTTATGCGGATAGAAAGGAATATCCCGCAACCTTGGAGGACCTGGTGGAAGAGAAGTACCTTCGAGCCATCCCGGTAGATCCATTTACCAGGTCCTCGACCACATGGTCCGAAATTTATGAAGAACAGGAGGAGGGCGAGGACTCTCCTGCTGGAATTTTTGATATTAAAAGTGGGAGTAACGGCCAGGCGCTGGATGGCACTCCCTATACAGAATGGTAG
- a CDS encoding type II secretion system protein, protein MAEFWWNKSSPTQGGVTLIELLVTLVIMFILASVALPIAKISIKRSQELELRHTLRTVRSAIDAFHLDWARDGTVRTGKLCVENVTSCQEATGATGYPKTLETLLKVKLTGEKAQLGEESEIKRYLRKIPFDPITESTEWGLRCFQDESDETRWCGEDVFDIYTTSEKKAIDGTPYREW, encoded by the coding sequence ATGGCAGAATTTTGGTGGAATAAATCCTCGCCAACTCAAGGCGGGGTAACCTTAATCGAACTATTAGTCACGTTGGTCATTATGTTTATATTAGCCTCCGTCGCCCTACCCATTGCGAAAATCAGCATTAAACGATCGCAAGAGTTAGAGCTGCGCCATACCTTACGAACAGTACGAAGCGCCATTGATGCGTTTCATCTGGATTGGGCGAGAGATGGGACCGTTCGTACAGGGAAGCTCTGCGTGGAAAACGTGACGTCATGTCAGGAGGCCACCGGAGCGACCGGCTATCCTAAGACGCTGGAAACACTCTTGAAGGTTAAATTAACAGGAGAGAAAGCCCAACTGGGTGAGGAATCGGAAATTAAACGGTACCTCCGGAAAATCCCATTTGATCCAATAACAGAGTCCACCGAATGGGGGCTCCGGTGTTTCCAGGATGAATCAGACGAAACGCGGTGGTGCGGGGAAGATGTGTTTGACATCTATACCACCAGCGAAAAAAAGGCAATTGATGGGACCCCCTATCGTGAATGGTAA
- a CDS encoding cohesin domain-containing protein, protein MPRIKPFCVLAMVFMMLLMSCTLRETQLGDELEQKGDFDGAVAAYRDALRKDPFNKEIEDKFQSVKIRAADQHFSRGRQMLKERKIGDALQEFQMALGFDPQNIEHHTALNDVWRLKTAHQNLLDAKHMEGLGRYDEAMTLYESSVEFDPSLSEAVEGITRVVQLQKTTQAIGGSAEPVTLRFQNTRLKQVFEILARTANIDILFDKDVRDDLVTIFTKDTPFDEALNLILTTNQLFAKRVGPDRLLVIPDTKQKREQYDDLQIRTFYLSNAKAKDIANLLRTILETKRVYVNEPLNTVVIRDEPAKVSLAEQIILANDRSDSEVLFEVEVLEVNRTNKQNLGLQFAKEAGFGIFPPGTESPLSPAFSLPSTFSFKQLTDIGQESFIFRFPSSVLLNFFKQESQAKTLASPKIRVLNNQKASINVGDKQPILLSTTNVLPGQASTGAVPTTSTVTSIEFKDTGIKLTVEPTIHLNNSISLRLQIEVTRLGAREILQTSPLITQFKFGTRTADTALNMRDGETVVLGGLLSEDDTKTRDSVPGVDDIPGLGDLLSNTNKEKITTEVILVITPHIVRNVQPQQLAKQTLWSGTANQYTTKPLFSQPNPAVALMNTQDFPTEMTNSSDPSEFPQNPQFTEGKTPTQESVEQDTAEASQPIADEPHLQILPSAASIKMGEEISVTLQGENFSSTGNSSLTLSYDPAVVTFKNAVEGPFWSNQSVPSSLTVSVVPNIGKIVLQMGQQGKSVQGSGSLATVVFEAAGAGNSNIDIQQTTVLGANGQPIPVMVQHGRILVE, encoded by the coding sequence ATGCCTAGAATTAAGCCGTTTTGCGTGTTGGCCATGGTTTTTATGATGCTTCTGATGTCCTGCACTCTTCGTGAAACCCAGCTTGGGGATGAACTTGAACAAAAAGGTGATTTTGATGGAGCCGTGGCGGCTTATCGGGACGCCCTGAGGAAAGACCCCTTCAATAAAGAAATTGAGGATAAATTCCAATCGGTTAAAATCCGTGCCGCAGATCAGCATTTCTCCCGTGGAAGGCAAATGTTAAAAGAGCGGAAAATCGGTGACGCCCTTCAAGAATTTCAAATGGCTCTGGGGTTCGATCCACAGAATATTGAACACCATACGGCCCTCAACGATGTCTGGCGTTTAAAGACCGCTCATCAAAACTTGCTGGATGCCAAACACATGGAAGGTCTTGGCCGATATGACGAAGCCATGACGCTGTATGAATCATCTGTGGAATTCGACCCCTCCCTGTCGGAGGCGGTTGAGGGCATCACGAGAGTGGTCCAATTACAGAAAACCACCCAAGCCATCGGTGGCTCGGCGGAACCCGTGACCCTTCGGTTTCAGAATACCCGTCTTAAGCAAGTTTTTGAAATTTTGGCGAGAACCGCCAATATCGATATTTTATTTGATAAGGATGTGCGGGATGATCTCGTGACCATTTTCACCAAAGACACCCCCTTCGATGAAGCCCTAAATCTTATATTAACCACCAATCAACTGTTTGCCAAACGCGTCGGGCCTGACCGACTGTTGGTCATCCCCGATACCAAGCAAAAACGGGAGCAATATGATGACCTGCAAATTCGCACGTTTTATCTTTCCAATGCCAAGGCCAAAGATATCGCGAATCTTCTCCGGACGATACTGGAAACCAAGCGCGTCTATGTGAATGAACCGTTGAACACCGTGGTCATACGAGACGAACCGGCCAAGGTCAGCCTGGCCGAGCAGATCATCCTGGCCAATGATCGTAGCGACTCGGAAGTCCTGTTTGAAGTGGAAGTCCTGGAAGTCAACCGTACCAACAAACAAAACCTGGGCTTACAGTTTGCCAAAGAAGCCGGATTTGGTATTTTCCCGCCCGGCACTGAGTCTCCGTTATCTCCCGCATTTTCTCTTCCTTCAACATTTTCGTTCAAACAATTAACAGACATTGGTCAGGAATCGTTTATTTTTCGGTTTCCCAGCAGTGTCCTACTGAATTTTTTCAAACAGGAATCTCAGGCCAAAACCCTGGCTTCGCCTAAAATCAGAGTGCTCAATAATCAGAAAGCCTCCATCAATGTCGGGGACAAACAACCGATTCTTCTGTCCACCACGAATGTGTTACCAGGTCAGGCATCCACAGGTGCAGTTCCCACCACTTCGACCGTGACCTCCATTGAATTTAAGGATACGGGCATCAAACTCACCGTCGAGCCGACCATCCACTTGAATAACAGCATTTCCCTGCGGTTGCAGATAGAAGTCACACGCCTGGGAGCCAGGGAAATACTTCAAACATCTCCCTTAATTACCCAATTCAAGTTTGGAACCCGTACTGCGGACACCGCACTCAATATGCGGGATGGTGAGACCGTCGTGCTCGGCGGGCTCCTTTCAGAGGATGACACAAAGACGCGGGATAGCGTTCCCGGGGTCGATGACATTCCCGGCCTTGGTGACCTCCTCAGTAACACCAATAAGGAAAAAATTACGACTGAAGTCATTTTGGTGATTACCCCCCATATCGTCCGAAACGTCCAACCTCAGCAGTTAGCGAAACAGACTCTCTGGTCCGGGACGGCCAATCAGTACACCACCAAGCCGCTGTTTTCACAACCAAACCCGGCTGTGGCCCTTATGAACACCCAGGACTTCCCTACAGAAATGACCAATTCTTCGGACCCGTCCGAATTTCCGCAAAATCCGCAATTCACTGAGGGCAAGACGCCCACCCAGGAATCTGTAGAACAGGATACGGCAGAGGCATCTCAGCCGATTGCCGATGAACCTCACCTTCAAATACTACCGTCAGCCGCATCGATTAAAATGGGGGAAGAAATTTCCGTTACTCTTCAAGGGGAAAATTTCTCCAGTACCGGAAATTCGTCTCTCACGCTATCGTATGATCCGGCCGTTGTGACTTTTAAAAATGCAGTGGAAGGTCCCTTCTGGAGCAACCAGTCGGTTCCCTCCAGTCTCACGGTTTCTGTCGTCCCCAATATTGGTAAAATCGTGCTCCAAATGGGGCAACAAGGAAAGTCTGTACAAGGAAGTGGCTCGCTAGCCACGGTGGTATTCGAAGCCGCAGGAGCTGGGAATTCAAACATTGATATTCAACAAACAACGGTCTTGGGAGCCAATGGCCAACCTATCCCGGTCATGGTCCAACATGGCAGAATTTTGGTGGAATAA
- a CDS encoding VanZ family protein yields the protein MLLKYWGPVVLYALVIVYLSSQSNPAQQLHLPSFLFKINDKILHACEYGVLGILLYRAFKYTTPMAGNMGLAIICVIAFGISDEIHQWFVPQRQADIWDLVADTFGAAFLILGWVLITEKGRKRLTIFK from the coding sequence GTGCTATTAAAGTATTGGGGGCCAGTCGTCCTCTATGCTCTTGTTATTGTATATCTCTCCTCCCAATCCAATCCTGCCCAACAACTCCACCTCCCTTCATTTCTTTTTAAAATTAATGATAAAATTTTACATGCCTGCGAATATGGCGTACTCGGGATTTTGCTCTATCGGGCATTCAAATACACAACCCCGATGGCTGGAAATATGGGCCTCGCAATCATCTGCGTCATCGCATTCGGGATTTCCGATGAAATTCATCAGTGGTTTGTCCCCCAGCGTCAGGCTGACATTTGGGATCTCGTCGCCGATACCTTTGGCGCCGCCTTTCTGATTCTTGGATGGGTGCTCATTACCGAGAAAGGACGAAAACGGCTGACTATCTTCAAGTAA
- the tenA gene encoding thiaminase II, whose amino-acid sequence MTFSEQLRNRAAPIWTAQLRHPFVVALGKGTLPAKKFQYYILQDARYLEELARVFALGSAKATDGDTALRFAKLVEDTITVERGLHESYGKQWALSAKDMRSTPLSPTNYAYCRHMRSVAQTGTLGEITTVALPCAWVYCEVGQHLLGKTTPKRSHPYYDWLQLYGSPEFAEVTRWMREVVDRCAKTAGRAEKARMEEAFLISSQYEWMFWDMAWREEKWPI is encoded by the coding sequence ATGACGTTTTCAGAACAATTACGAAATCGCGCCGCCCCTATTTGGACTGCCCAGTTAAGGCATCCTTTCGTCGTGGCATTGGGGAAAGGCACGTTACCGGCAAAAAAGTTTCAATATTACATCCTACAAGATGCCAGGTATTTAGAAGAATTGGCCAGAGTCTTTGCTCTAGGATCGGCCAAAGCGACGGATGGAGATACAGCCCTCCGCTTTGCAAAATTGGTTGAAGATACCATTACCGTCGAACGAGGCCTTCATGAATCCTATGGAAAGCAATGGGCTCTTTCCGCCAAGGACATGCGATCCACCCCCCTTTCCCCGACGAATTATGCCTATTGTCGGCATATGAGAAGCGTGGCTCAAACCGGGACACTCGGTGAAATCACCACGGTGGCCCTACCCTGTGCATGGGTCTATTGTGAAGTCGGACAACATCTTTTAGGGAAAACAACACCCAAACGCTCACATCCGTATTATGATTGGTTACAACTCTATGGGTCACCCGAGTTTGCGGAAGTCACCCGATGGATGCGCGAAGTCGTCGATCGATGCGCCAAGACAGCAGGCCGGGCAGAAAAAGCCAGAATGGAAGAAGCCTTTTTAATTAGTTCACAATACGAATGGATGTTTTGGGATATGGCCTGGCGGGAAGAGAAATGGCCCATATAG
- the tpx gene encoding thiol peroxidase has translation MQKNSSIMSLLFILAASSLAGCSTLNGQSDQNFSYKNIPIDKETARTGEGSTILFRGTPLPLSGMEVKIGETLRAVPLAKGDLSLVNIHESQGKVRIISIVPSLDTKVCEQQTHYLSEKNKGLDQQVSLITISVDTPFAQERFAKEAGIANVEFLSDFRGGEFGISHGLLLERPHVLARAVMVVDANNVIRYLQVTPDLGHMPDMERAFQVARSVLSNS, from the coding sequence ATGCAAAAAAATTCCTCCATTATGTCGTTACTTTTTATCCTAGCGGCTTCCTCATTAGCTGGATGTTCCACCCTGAATGGCCAATCAGACCAGAATTTTTCCTATAAAAACATTCCGATTGATAAAGAAACCGCCAGGACAGGAGAAGGGTCGACCATTCTTTTTCGAGGTACCCCCTTGCCGCTGAGTGGTATGGAAGTGAAAATCGGGGAGACTCTTCGTGCGGTCCCATTGGCAAAAGGTGACTTATCCCTCGTGAACATACATGAATCTCAAGGGAAAGTCCGCATCATCAGTATCGTGCCTTCCCTCGACACGAAAGTTTGCGAACAACAAACACATTACCTGAGTGAAAAAAACAAGGGTCTTGATCAGCAGGTGTCACTGATAACCATTAGCGTCGATACGCCTTTCGCTCAAGAACGATTTGCGAAAGAAGCAGGAATTGCCAATGTTGAATTTCTGTCAGATTTTCGAGGTGGAGAGTTTGGCATCTCGCATGGATTACTCTTGGAGAGACCCCATGTCCTAGCTCGAGCCGTCATGGTTGTCGATGCGAATAATGTGATCCGCTATCTCCAGGTCACTCCCGATCTCGGCCATATGCCGGATATGGAGAGAGCCTTTCAAGTAGCGCGATCCGTACTATCAAACTCGTGA
- a CDS encoding alpha/beta fold hydrolase codes for MRGCSHFRLFLLFMVVLGCLTILGCSSLKTLPSGIDLIQRVPYQTTRVNTHRIAYLDVGQGPPLILIHGFGGSIWQWEHQYSVLAQTHRVIILDLLGSGLSDKPDDAYTPKYLVEFFRQFMDALNIPRATLVGNSMGAGLAMAMALDYPERVDRLVLISGFPAHVENSIASPHYQRFLHHRPPIWLAKLGNWMAGRRTTEYILKEIIYNAALISPAIIDRSFHNRQRGDFLVPLYSLMDNIKTWEGQYGNRFQQISHHVLLLWGDQDRVFPLDVGERVKDQLPHVEWHVIPEAGHLAQWEAPTMVNQFILSFLERDF; via the coding sequence ATGCGGGGCTGTTCTCACTTTCGATTATTTCTCCTTTTCATGGTCGTGCTAGGATGCTTGACGATTTTGGGTTGTTCTTCCCTCAAAACGCTCCCTTCCGGAATCGACCTGATCCAACGTGTGCCCTATCAGACCACCAGAGTCAACACCCATCGCATTGCCTATCTTGACGTTGGGCAAGGTCCGCCGCTTATCCTCATCCACGGATTTGGCGGATCGATATGGCAATGGGAGCATCAATATTCGGTTCTAGCCCAAACTCACCGGGTCATCATCCTGGATTTGCTCGGTTCTGGGCTCTCTGATAAACCCGATGATGCGTATACGCCAAAATATCTCGTGGAGTTTTTTCGCCAATTCATGGATGCCCTCAATATTCCACGAGCGACGTTAGTCGGAAATTCCATGGGAGCCGGGTTGGCGATGGCCATGGCCCTTGACTATCCGGAGCGAGTGGATCGACTTGTGCTCATCTCGGGATTTCCCGCCCACGTTGAGAACAGCATCGCTTCACCACATTACCAACGCTTTCTCCACCACCGCCCTCCCATTTGGCTCGCAAAATTAGGAAACTGGATGGCCGGGAGAAGGACCACAGAATATATTCTCAAAGAAATTATCTATAATGCCGCACTCATCTCCCCTGCCATTATTGACCGTTCATTTCACAATCGACAAAGAGGCGATTTTCTTGTCCCCCTTTATTCATTGATGGACAATATCAAAACATGGGAGGGACAATATGGAAATAGGTTTCAGCAGATTTCTCATCATGTCCTGCTACTCTGGGGAGATCAGGACCGAGTGTTTCCGCTCGATGTGGGTGAACGGGTAAAAGACCAATTACCTCATGTCGAATGGCATGTCATCCCGGAAGCGGGGCATCTTGCCCAGTGGGAAGCACCTACTATGGTGAATCAATTTATCCTCTCATTTTTAGAACGAGATTTCTAA